The genomic stretch CTCATCCAGACTAAAGTTTTACTAACGGACAtcttcacaaataaaaaaattcaagatttCATATTTAGCTCTGAATGTCTGTTTCTTTAAAATCTGCTTGTTTAGCCAGTTTAGACTATAGTGTCGGAGCTAATCGTGTTGTCCTTTTTGGGAGAGAGGTTAGAAAAGGTCACTACATTTGAAAAGACCAGTTGTGgatatagtaatttttttttaacttatcagTGGTATCTGATGTTATCGGTATACTAAAAGTGGACATAGAACGTTAAAGAAGGATCTAAAGATGCAAAGAATACCTGGAGTTATTAGGGACCTATTTAAGATTTTGTCTCTGGCACTaagaatttattaatttgttgAGTTCAGCAAATAATAATGGCAGTTTTTTAGTGTTTTGTACTTATTTAGCTCTTTTACCCAAATCCTTTAATAATAATCTCCTTAGAGAGTACACGTACTCTTGGAAATGATTCATTTTCTCGAAGGGCatatttgtgtggttttttttgtttgttttttgaagggCATATTTAATAGCTGCTGCAGACATGGAATAGTGCTTTAATCAGTGGTGAACAAGAAATTGCTGTTACTGGTTATAAAAGCAAGCGACATTAATGTTCTTGTACCAtagtaatgagaaaaaaaaatagtggttgAATAGTGTTTAATTTGTACAGTTTGTGTCAGAGTAGAATGGGCAGATATTTTGATGGATAGGCTTTTGTCTTAGTTACTTCTAAAAATTAGAACATCTGGTATGGTAAAGGCAGAGAATCTTAGCAATTGGCACTGGCTCAGAAAATTCAGAGTGCAGTGACCATAGCCTATTATGACTGCTACAATAGGCATAGCCACCTCCTGAAGTGTTTTCAACTGTTTGATATATGAACTTTAGGCAGTTCTTGACTTGTGCATGCTGATTCACTGCTTTCACAAACACTTCATGGGTATATGCTGCCAGATATTCAGTGTTGAAAACTTTGCTTCTTCCAAATATTCACACAATATTCATACTTTTGCTATAATATATAGTAGATGGAACATTGAACCGCATGAGCTTGGGTTCAGGTACAACTTGTGTAACAAAGCTTAGTGTTGGGCCTGCATCAAAGCAAGATTCTTCCCCCTTATTTGGAATTTCTGTAGAGAGCATAGGCAAAAAAATTGACTCAGTCTCAAAAGGGAAACCAAGTAAACAGAATGATGCTTTTGTAGAAAGTTACATTGTCCAAGTAATTGTTATAGGTGTTTTTAGTATCATTCTTTACATTTTCACACAAGTAGTaaattgtttctttcctctttgctgCATGTGAAATTTCACaacatactgtttttttttaagcaagtaTTTGCAACAATCCAATACAACATACTGGTTTAATACAAAAGCTTAGGTTAAATAAGTCTCATTATTACCTTACTTCCTTTCTGCTGttccccaaaaacaaaaataagggtATTACTCATGAATGGACTTGTTCTGATTCCTCTATCCGTGACTTAACAGTTTTTGCAGAATTGGATGTTTTGGTAGGATGAGAAAATAGCTAATTTAGAGCATGGAACATTATTATACGATGGGGGGTCACGGGTGGGAGTTTTTTGGTAAAAGGGCATTACGCATTTGGTACCAGAAGGGGACAGGAAGGTTGCCAAGGAATAGTCGAAAATGAGGAAATTTCTCTACTTTGTGTGCTTCATTCTGAAGTGATCATATACTCCAGATTCGCAGGGTTTTTCATACTATTCCATTTTCACAGTGAAACAGTTGAAGTGTGtcctggaatcttttttttttttcctttgttttttctttttgagccaggatcttagtctgttgcccagactggagtgcagtggtgcgatcttggctcaccacagcctctgcctcagcctcccaagtagctaggattacaggcgcaccccACTACTGCCcagctgtttgtatttttagtagagacggagtttggggtttcaccgtgttggccagggtagtcttgaactcctgacctcaaatgatccacccgccttagcctctcaagctgctgggattataggtgtgagccaccgcacctggctgtgtcctggaatattaatattttagttcTTTCAGTTGACTTCTCATATGTGGGAGCAGCACTATAATTTTTAGATGGACTAAGTTAGTTTCAGAGAATTGAGATGACAGTGTGACAGGAGTGTGTGGCCTCCTGTGACATGGACTCAAGTAAAGCTAAAATTTTTATGATTTAGCCATGCATGTGATTGCATTAAGTCACGATTTGTGATTGTTTAGGGATCCACCATTTAGGATGTTGTTTGTGAGACTTCTTTTGCAGTCCTGTCATCTCTACACCACTTCCTCTCTTCTAAGCATGTCAGTCCTTTGAACCTGTTTACAGTCTAGTATTTATTTCTCCACGTTTTTCTCCATGCTTGTAAAATCATAGATccgtgtatatgtgtatatattttattattttatagaaatggtCTATGTTTAACTTAATATTTTGTGCCAAAGAATTGACACTTGAATAAGATCAgtattttcagttatcttttctACCAGAAATGGTCTAAGCAGTTTATCTCTTGGGAAAGAGATGATTATTTCAGTTGTTTAGCAAAGTGTGGAGGGGATATTTAATCAAAGTGCTGGAGGGGATATTCAGCTCTGCCTTGAGGGAGCTTACCCACCTAGTCACTGTATGAGGAAAGTCATAAAGTTTTAACTAACGTTTGTAATACTGATTTATAGTTTAGGGAAAAGGCTCCGGTATAGTGACTTTCCAAGGACACGCAGTTAATAGCTGTTACAGACAGCATTCTGAATTCTAGCTCATACTTTTACGATTACATCACACAATTTTAATTGTGACTCCAAGTAGGACTATAATGAATACCTGTGTGATAAGAAGcaaaatttataaacatttagaattttgAATTCAGGAATTTTAATTTACCTTACACTTTATAGTATTTATGACCCTAAAGAGATAAATCGTTTTGAAAGTTGATAGGAAATTATATAACTAGATATTCCTGTAGTTGAAGCAGATTTTCCCCTTAGGGTCTTACTTTTATCTCTAGTTAGATTTAATTAACTTCATTGACCTAAACTGTTTGATTTTAATGTTTGCCAAGacttaaaatttacctttttgttAATGGTAGACAGGGTGATATGCCTAGCACAAAATATAACTTGGATAGTTTAAGTTCAATCAGGGGAGACTGCTGCTTTCCTGTCAGAGATAAAGCAAACTCATTAATTCCTATAAATGAAAGTttcttttctgaagaaaataattgctcttcttaattttaagaaattctcAATTCATATTCTTAGCTTATATTTGAAAGATATAACATgatgaatgttatttttaaaatgaaatcctgCTGATCTTCAGTCagatgtgttgattttttttttaaataatagcagtGGGTTGCACCACCATTGTTCACTCTCTTTCTTGATTACTCACAGATTAATATATTTGATTATCGCTTTTTAAAAGCCTGATAATTGTTTTCCTTGGTTtgggagttttttaaaaagtcaatagagTTTAATACTAATGTTTTTTATCCAATTACAGGAGTCAGAAATACCATCAGAAGAGGGGTACTGTGACTTTAATAGTAGGCCAAATGAGAACTCTTATTGCTATCAACTTCTGCGACAACTAaatgaacagagaaagaaaggtatTCTTTGTGATGTCAGCATTGTGGTAAGCGGAAAAATCTTCAAAGCTCATAAGAACATCCTGGTTGCAGGCAGCCGTTTCTTTAAGACTTTATATTGCTTTTCAAACAAAGAAAGCCCTAACCAAAACAATACTACCCACTTAGATATTGCTGCAGTTCAAGGTTTTTCAGTCATCTTGGACTTCTTGTATTCTGGTAACCTGGTGCTCACAAGCCAAAATGCCATTGAAGTTATGACAGTGGCCAGCTATCTTCAGATGAGTGAAGTTGTTCAAACTTGCCGAAATTTCATTAAAGATGCCTTAAATATAAGCATTAAATCAGAAGCTCCGGAGTCTGTAGTTGTGGACTATAATAATAGAAAACCAGTTAATAGAGATGGTCTATCTTCATCACGGGATCAAAAAATTGCCAGTTTTTGGGCAACACGGAATCTTACCAATTTGGCAAGCAATGTAAAGGTTGAAAATGATGGTTGTAATGTCGACGAGGGCCAAATAGAAAACTACCAAATGAATGACAGTAGTTGGGTCCAGGATGGATCTCCTGAAATGGCTGAAAATGAATCTGAAGGTCAAACAAAAGTGTTTATTTGGAATAATATGGGCTCCCAGGGAATTCAAGAGACTGgcaaaacaaggagaaaaaaccAAACTACCAAaagatttatttataatattccaCCTAATAATGAAACGAATTTAGAAGATTGCTCAGTGATGCAGCCACCTGTTGCCTATCCAGAAGAAAATACACTACTCATCAAGGAAGAAccaggtaaatatatatacaaagataCTTCCTTGTTCATCCTAATTCTAGTTGGATATAACcttgaagtatatttttaattgaattattttaattataaagtaaTACTAAAGTTGTTTACAAAAGAAGGGGGGACATCATTCAAATGCATaacatatttgatatattttctttgtcttttttcaacacatatatatgtgagtTTATCAAAAGATGTATTAATAGCCAAGTATTGCATATATTGTTAAGGAACGTGGACTCTGCTGCATGTACGGGTCTTTGACTTTCCTCATTTTTAGCCTCTGTGCTCACTATTTTATACCCAGTGCTGGGAAAGATAGAATCTTTAGTTGCAATATATAATCACTTTGTTATTTCAGAGACCACCTtaacaacttttttatttttggctgttAAAACAGATTTAAGTGTTTCAAAGAATTTTGCCAATTATGAGATTATGGTATTCTAGTTTATTTAGGGCTACTGTtcttctgttattatttatttatttatttatttatttatgtatttatttttgagtcggagtctcactctgtagcccaggctggagtctcactgcaaactctgcctcccgggttcaagcagtactcctacctcagcctcctgagtagctgccaccacacccagctaatttttgtatttttggtagagatggcatttcaccatgttgtccaggctggtatcgaacccctgacctcaggtgatccgcttcccttggcctcccaaagtgttggtattacaggcatgagccaccacacctggcctagagcAGCTGCTGTTCTGTTCTCACACTAGAAGCTATTTTGTTTGTCCACTGTCACCTGATTTTCATTCACCTTTGCATTAGTTGCAAAGCCTCTGAGGCCTTTCTCTTCGATATATTTCCCTCCAAAAGTTATATAGGAATCTTAGAGAATCACATTGATggtgggaatttttttaaaagaagaagaccATTGTTAAGTCTTTAGTTTAATCTGActgtgtgtatctttttttgaAGAAGCTTAGTAGGTTTGAGGTTTCCTATGCATACCCGAGACTTGTCCACCACTGTC from Rhinopithecus roxellana isolate Shanxi Qingling chromosome 9, ASM756505v1, whole genome shotgun sequence encodes the following:
- the ZBTB10 gene encoding zinc finger and BTB domain-containing protein 10 isoform X2, translated to MTRLERSSHRTVICKVPGELVAREGKCASRARESEIPSEEGYCDFNSRPNENSYCYQLLRQLNEQRKKGILCDVSIVVSGKIFKAHKNILVAGSRFFKTLYCFSNKESPNQNNTTHLDIAAVQGFSVILDFLYSGNLVLTSQNAIEVMTVASYLQMSEVVQTCRNFIKDALNISIKSEAPESVVVDYNNRKPVNRDGLSSSRDQKIASFWATRNLTNLASNVKVENDGCNVDEGQIENYQMNDSSWVQDGSPEMAENESEGQTKVFIWNNMGSQGIQETGKTRRKNQTTKRFIYNIPPNNETNLEDCSVMQPPVAYPEENTLLIKEEPDLDGALLSGPDGDRNVNANLLAEAGTSQDGGDAGTSHDFKYGLMPGPSNDFKYGLIPSTSNDFKYGLIPGASNDFKYGLLPESWPKQETWENGESSLIMNKLKCPHCSYVAKYRRTLKRHLLIHTGVRSFSCDICGKLFTRREHVKRHSLVHKKDKKYKCMVCKKIFMLAASVGIRHGSRRYGVCVDCADKSQPGGQEGVDQGQDTEFPRDEEYEENEVGEADEELVDDGEDQNDPSRWDESGEVCMSLDD